In the Arachis ipaensis cultivar K30076 chromosome B10, Araip1.1, whole genome shotgun sequence genome, one interval contains:
- the LOC110268116 gene encoding mRNA-decapping enzyme-like protein, whose translation MDFLLPSKSQQNRLLQTLNPAPFSILTLRHRTHRKPKPNPQNSRVCVCGSIMSQNGKLIPNLDQHSTKLLNLTVLQRIDPFVEEILITAAHVTFYEFNIDLSQWNRKDVEASFFVVKRNTQLRFQFIVMNRCFHESFPLLHSDSLTRTG comes from the exons ATGGATTTCCTTCTTCCTAGTAAAAGCCAACAGAACCGGCTGcttcaaaccctaaaccctgccCCCTTTTCCATTCTCACTCTCAGGCACAGAACACATCGAAAGCCCAAACCCAACCCGCAAAATTCTAGGGTTTGTGTTTGCGGTTCCATAATGTCTCAGAACGGGAAGCTCATCCCCAATCTCGACCAGCATAGCACCAAGCTCCTCAACCTCACTGTTCTTCAGCGCATCGATCCCTTCGTCGAGGAAATCCTCATCACCGCTGCACACGTCACCTTCTACGAGTTCAACATCGACCTCTCCCAATGG AACCGCAAGGACGTCGAGGCATCCTTCTTCGTTGTCAAAAG gaACACACAACTGCGATTTCAGTTTATTGTGATGAACCGTTGCTTCCATGAATCTTTTCCGTTATTGCACTCTGATTCACTCACCAGAACAGGTTAG